A single region of the uncultured Flavobacterium sp. genome encodes:
- a CDS encoding methyltransferase — MYEKTFPNKRFKLTLEFLQKHVKTSETIFDFGVPNPFSKIMEENGYTVKNTKGEDLDNDQTALKTEEYTVFTAFEIFEHLLNPYTILENVKCDKLLISIPLRLWFSPAYRSKTDMWDRHYHEFEDWQLDWLLEKTGWKITDRLKFTHPVKKFGFRPLLRYFTPRYYIVVAEKA, encoded by the coding sequence ATGTACGAAAAAACGTTTCCGAATAAAAGATTCAAACTTACCTTAGAGTTTTTACAAAAACACGTTAAGACATCAGAAACCATATTTGATTTTGGTGTTCCAAATCCATTCTCTAAAATAATGGAAGAAAACGGTTATACCGTAAAAAACACAAAAGGCGAAGATTTAGATAACGATCAAACCGCTTTAAAAACAGAAGAATATACTGTTTTTACCGCATTTGAAATTTTCGAACATTTGCTAAATCCGTACACAATTCTGGAAAACGTAAAATGTGATAAATTGTTAATTTCAATTCCGTTACGTTTATGGTTTTCACCGGCATATCGTTCTAAAACAGATATGTGGGACAGACATTATCACGAATTTGAAGACTGGCAATTAGACTGGCTTTTAGAAAAAACAGGCTGGAAAATAACTGATCGTCTAAAATTCACACATCCGGTAAAAAAGTTTGGATTCAGACCATTACTAAGATATTTTACTCCGAGATATTATATTG